TGCGAGCACACTTTTGAAGGTGAGAGATTTGAAATGTATAACCTTCCTCTTTTTCTACGAGTGTGTTCATGTGCATCTACTGTGTAAACGCGGTGGTACAACAAGGAATAGCACTAATGTGGGGAATGGTGGATGCGTTTGTGCTCCTCCAGcaaatacataaaacacatgTCCAGGCAGCAATTTGCAATCAGCGACTCGTTCCTCGTGCTGCTAAATCGGATCCGGGGCAGAgaacgggggaaaaagaaaggCTGGTTGACTCAGGTTTGAACGCACAGGtggggaagagaaaaaaaacaaacaaaaaaaacaacaaggctACAAATAATACTGTGGTTGATGGTCAGTGTTGTGTAGAGAAAAAAGGGGGGGGTGGGGGAGGCTGAGGGGGACAAAGGTTCAAGGCTGGGTCACTGCACTGGGCTCCTTTTCATAGATGTAGCTGCCCACGCCGCCAGTGTTGACGCCTGGAAAAACCACAGGGACAGCAGAGGGTGTCAGGGGTTAAACAGTGAGGACAAGACAAGGCGCAGCTCGAGCAGGAAAGGTTGAGAAAATGTTTCCTGCTGCGATTAGCTTCAGGCCGAAGAAGCTGCAGTGAGCGACTTTAACAAAGTTATGATGAAATGAGTCTTCAGTGAGAAACACTTGTGTGACATTCAGAATCTTTCAAGTGTAGCTTATAACTGGTGGGTTGACAGCACCCCCTAGCGGTTACCTTTGGGCCCGAAGAGAACAGCATAGCATGGTTTGTGGCAGTAGGGCTGGCCGTCATGCTGGAAGTAGAAAATGCAACAGTCACCAACATTGCAGGGAAGGCGACACACATGATTACAGTGAAAGACAGATACAAGGGTATCGTATGTGTAACGTTTCTCAAAATCAAGCGCATGCATTTTCTCCTGACATAACCACCAAAAGCAGGCAAGTAAATGTTGTGGACATTTCAATACTTTTCCATTTAGTTTGATCTAAAGTAGGTTCTAAATTCAATGCTTTCTGAAACATGATTAAAGATGTTAAAGCTGTATATCACAGTACACACATGACTTGCTGTGCTATTGAAGGCCCTGTAAGTAAGTACTAGTCACGTATTCTGTTTCCCAGCATGCACCACTTGGGGCAGGTTGCTGCTGAAGCAGTCTTCGATGTCACTCAGATGCCTCTCAACTCGTCCGCTCGTCATGTGGAGTCTGTCTCTCTTATCTTGAACTCCAGCCAGTCCCGAAAATCTTTACTGATCTCTCTGCTGCAACATGTGCAGATGCACATGCAGATGAGCTGCTATGCTAAGCTAACCAAAGCTATGGAACAGAAAAGGACGACTGTACAACAGAAAGGTTCAATCCTTTGTTTATCATCAAATATATGTCTGTTTGTCGTCCCATTTTTGTGGGCCTGCACATTTTGTACTTTATTCACTTAAATTTCTACTTTAATTCACAGATTTCTGGCCATTATTTCTTATCCTAAATGggcctttttctccttttctacATCCTTGCAATCATCTGACAGACAATACAGGGGCATGGCCTCATAAACTAACAGACTTTTTACCATCAAGTTATCGGGCCTCAACAGACTACTTTAACAGCAATGCTTCCATAAAATAATCAATGGCTGCCGTTATGACACTCtacatttacttttaaaaagaaatctttCCCATATACGCACACATCAAAATGGATAATTTCTTATCAAATACCATTTTTCTTTATCTTATATTCTATATCCTAAGTCGACTCTTTGCCAAGATGTCCCTTCTATCTCTTCCAACAGCGCTCACTGTCCCGCTCGCCCTTTGTTAACCTACACAGAGACCATGTATCTGAGCGTGATGTGTTCACACCTCTGCGTGGCTGCCAGGAGCCAGAGTCTTGCTGCAACGCTCACAGCGCAGACAGGGTCGATGCCAGTCCTTCCCCAGTGATGTCACCTTCTCAGCTATCATAGAAAAGATatattaaacacacacacacacacacacacacacacacacacgtatagtAACCACTTAGCAGGTTCACACCTTTTACTCCAGCATTTCTTTTTCTCACCCTCGTTTTCTGAAGTGTGGAACTGCTTACCAAAATACACCTTCTTGCTGCATCTGGGACACAGGTTGGCCTCCCCGGAGAAAGTGGTGATGCCGCCAGCTGCCGACAcattacacacacaagttagaATAGCGGCAACGCACAGGGTACTgtaaataaaattttaaaaagttttatgAATGGCCGCTAGTCTTTCCATTTAGGTGTAAAATTCAGTGGGCTAATAATGTAAGGGTATAAAAACTAAATTGAGCACAGcacttcatttttatttttttttccccctcttatATTTCAAAGGAAAATGACGACTTAGAGAGCCTGGTCTTTCCAGGTTAGATGGTTGCCTGCTTAAAACACCTCTTTTACACTTCCAAAGTTGGAAAACAGTGGTGGTGTTTATTCATACTGTTCCGTTTCTTCCTACTGGAGCCAGTCGTAAGGAGTGATGCTGAGAGCAGGTGGAGTAAAAAGTTTTCCATCCATTTGGAACTGTGACGTGGATACTGGGATCTAGTTTTATAAATCAGGCAAAATTGCACAACCGTACTGGATTGTACCATCATATTAGATTCTGATTTTTCTAACCTTAGCGCCCGCCCTCTGAAAATTTAACATCCAGAATAGTAACAAAATCCAATGTCCTTGCAGTCTTGCAGGGTGGGAAACAGAACAGTATGAATAAACACCACCCGAAATGATTTTGTTGCTGTTGACGACAGGAGATACATCCTGCCTGAAACCTCTTAGAAAATCCCCATCAAGTCCCAGAAAGACTTTGAGAACCAGTTTTCTCAACACCGAGTTGTCAGCAGCTTTTATTCTGACCaacatctttttaaaaagaCCCAAATCTTCAAAggggtaaaaaaacaaacaaaaaaaacaccgcCATTAAGTATCtttcacattcaaacacaaaccgACAGCGCCATTACTTATGAATATAGCCTCTTATTTACCTTTCGATGGTGCCTTCGGTGCGTACACACGCTTCTCTTCGGCTTTGGCTGCTGAATCCACACCGGTGAGAGATGCGTTGTTATTGGCTGGAGCATCATACACATATGAACCTGCTCCGCCAATGTTCACACCTGTGAATGTTGAAGTGGGGATGTGTGGCAGAGATAAGTAACCACAAACAGAGCAAAGGAAATATCCAGTTAATATACGACATTAAAAATCTGCATTCAAATAACCGTCTTGTTAatcttattaaaaaaagaaaatgcataaAGGCAACTAACAGACAAAAAAAccccataaataaatgtaaaaagaaattaataaaaacCGGCAAGCATTTGAAGGAATAAAGTATAGAAAAACATATAGATCAGTCTATCGATGAATAAGAATTTAAGGTcttaaaagcaaaaacaatcAAGTATCtctaaattaagttaaaaaatcatttcaTGTTTTAGCAATGTAAAAGGTGTAAAATAGCATGCACTTCACCTTTTGGCCCAAAGAGGGCAGCATAGCATGGTTTGTGGCAGTATGGCCTTCCATCGTGCTGAgggagagacagaaaaacatacATGAAGCAAACTGATTCAACGGCCATGCAAGGCCAAAGACACCAATCTGACAGATGAAAAAACTGGCCATGATGTTTCTGAGGAGTGATAATATTTGCAGGGTTTTATAGTGTCATCTTGGTATATTTTCTGGGAAGTATAGGTTGAAGTGACTGTTTAAATA
This region of Odontesthes bonariensis isolate fOdoBon6 chromosome 17, fOdoBon6.hap1, whole genome shotgun sequence genomic DNA includes:
- the crip2 gene encoding cysteine-rich protein 2; this encodes MASKCPKCEKTVYFAEKVSSLGKDWHKLCLKCDRCNKLLNAGGHAEHDGRPYCHKPCYAALFGPKGVNIGGAGSYVYDAPANNNASLTGVDSAAKAEEKRVYAPKAPSKAGGITTFSGEANLCPRCSKKVYFAEKVTSLGKDWHRPCLRCERCSKTLAPGSHAEHDGQPYCHKPCYAVLFGPKGVNTGGVGSYIYEKEPSAVTQP